The following proteins are co-located in the Pomacea canaliculata isolate SZHN2017 linkage group LG10, ASM307304v1, whole genome shotgun sequence genome:
- the LOC112574244 gene encoding uncharacterized protein LOC112574244 isoform X1 gives MCPSFPSSFITKLSGAHYTEAGSCCLQSLNIFLPIPAIDENEDYKDKSKPDVSSIMKTQAKSDLIENLLTSPVKKDDIKTFVDVNGSPENVPTQKAAELESPMELPVSHSSLQLTDKYYKATASNLKEWSPDLLRLKSPFLSTEEKVKLEKLIRHDEEYVRDILLMKLKEPDTSQHLEIKDKQNVIGNALLVACQHDVASGLGKLELNLSWDILPKERLLTHQAHEKMIIPENLVPKEKWKNPETPLRMENLETQDDYLEMHPKDDFLNSRIKNAGNKSDGESSCHTTKESTTSDDTDVPNRDQFSMEDFDLQYDEQECCMDLDSSEDALKTPNEMQTYCDNYRRCSSKSLSPCSKKQDMNSIPCMQVPDLPFDSVDSFVMMRETKVSMKPEKVPGPSVHCGSSQFQRQSVLTPMSVVPRCLTNSEAKANSQKFISLTLSGMFDKVYQLLVTEAKPHVLHLVHNGILQSGTNFSSMRSDYTRFLLKEITARLNTGDENSEDELFRNILTVHILRVATDLLINCCFESTIVYIGNIQEKYPWLSGRLDGLRKEMFKQQFMMQQTGVFHPKISAVCREIQRSDIKHCLIIVRNYQPLLLKTLQAAVTTNGNNAFIMEHEATYSMAIRILVPHHMEDNSSN, from the exons ATGTGTCCATCCTTCCCCAGTTCCTTCATCACAAAACTTTCAGGTGCCCATTACACTGAAGCAGGCTCATGCTGCTTGCAGAGCCTTAATATCTTCCTGCCAATACCTGCaattgatgaaaatgaagattatAAAG ACAAAAGTAAACCTGATGTCAGCAGTATTATGAAGACTCAAGCAAAGTCAGATTTGATAGAAAATTTGTTAACATCACCTGTCAAAAAGGATGATATCAAAACCTTTGTTGATGTTAATGGATCACCTGAAAACG TACCAACACAAAAAGCAGCAGAGCTTGAATCTCCTATGGAGCTTCCAGTTTCCCATTCATCACTCCAATTGACAGACAAATATTACAAAGCCACAGCATCCAATTTAAAAGAGTGGTCACCAGATCTGTTACGTTTGAAaag TCCCTTCCTTAGCacagaagaaaaagtgaagttgGAGAAGTTGATAAGGCATGATGAAGAGTATGTCAGAGACATACTGCTTATGAAATTAAAAG aaCCAGATACTTCACAGCACCTtgaaattaaagacaaacagaaTGTCATTGGCAATGCATTACTTGTGGCATGTCAGCATGATGTTGCCAGTGGACTGGGGAAGTTGGAACTGAATTTGTCTTGGGATATCCTTCCAAAAGAGAGGCTACTAACTCACCAAGCTCATGAAAAGATGATCATTCCAGAAAATTTAGTACCGAAGGAGAAATGGAAAAACCCTGAGACTCCTCTCAGAATGGAAAACTTAGAAACTCAAGATGATTACTTGGAAATGCATCCTAAAGATGATTTCTTAAATAGTAGAATTAAGAATGCTGGAAATAAATCTGATGGAG AATCTTCGTGTCATACTACAAAGGAAAGCACCACATCAGATGATACAGATGTACCAAACAGAGATCAGTTTTCAATGGAAGATTTTGATTTGCAATATGATGAACAAGAGTGTTGCATGGACTTGGATTCTTCTGAAGATGCTCTGAAAACACCAAACGAAATGCAAACATATTGTGATAATTATAGGAGATGTTCCAGCAAATCACTTTCACCATGTTCCAAAAAGCAAG acatgAATTCAATTCCTTGTATGCAAGTACCAGATTTGCCTTTTGACTCAGTTGACAGTTTTGTTATGATGCGTGAGACAAAAGTTTCCATGAAACCTGAGAAAG TGCCTGGACCATCAGTACATTGTGGCAGCAGCCAATTTCAACGTCAAAGTGTTCTTACACCAATGTCAGTAGTTCCCAGGTGTCTTACGAACAGTGAGGCAAAAGCAAACTCACAAAAGTTTATATCTTTAACACTTTCTG GTATGTTTGACAAAGTGTATCAGCTTCTTGTGACAGAAGCAAAGCCACATGTCCTACATTTAGTGCATAATGGGATTCTGCAGTCTGGTACTAATTTCTCTTCAATGAGATCAGACTACACAAGATTCCTACTGAAAGAAATCACAGCAAGACTGAATACTGGTGATG AAAACTCAGAAGATGAACTTTTCAGGAACATTTTAACAGTTCATATTTTGAGAGTTGCTACAGATCTACTAATAAATTGCTGCTTTGAGTCTACCATTGTCTACATTGGAAACATACAGGAGAAGTACCCCTGGCTTTCAg GGAGGCTGGATGGGCTAcgcaaagaaatgtttaaacagCAGTTTATGATGCAGCAAACTGGTGTTTTTCATCCAAAGATTTCAGCTGTTTGTCGTGAGATCCAACGTTCAGACattaaacat TGtttaataattgtaagaaaTTACCAACCTTTGCTGTTAAAAACTTTGCAAGCTGCTGTCACCACCAATGGAAATAATGCCTTTATAATGGAGCATGAAGCAACTTACAGTATG GCCATCAGGATTCTGGTGCCTCATCACATGGAAGATAACAGCAGTAACTGA
- the LOC112574245 gene encoding LOW QUALITY PROTEIN: ribosome production factor 1-like (The sequence of the model RefSeq protein was modified relative to this genomic sequence to represent the inferred CDS: deleted 1 base in 1 codon), whose translation MLTANMASEISDSLIPPRNISSIKNKERRSQLYREMKRAKKKAKLQEKKKKVREAKAMGEKAPPKQVPKTLENMRVFDETMVDPEDEEVAADEEQDELSSYFHRDTVPKILITTTDRPSSRTNKFCKELKKIIPNSEIYYRRGLDLKKIIPQAVSRDFTVLLVVNEDKKEPNGLVISHLPDGPTAHFKMTSVRLTTDIKHVGAMSAHQPELIFNNFNTRLGHSVGRLLASLFHPDPNFHGRRVVTFHNQRDFIFFRQHRYEFKNGKKVALHELGPRFTLKLRSLQKGSFDSKFGQFEWIHKRHEMETSRRKFFL comes from the exons ATGCTAACAGCAAACATGGCGTCGGAAATCAGTGATTCACTAATTCCACCGAGGAATATTTCCTCGATTAAGAATAAAGAGCGCAGAAGTCAACTTTACAGAGAAATGAAACGCGCTAAAAAGAAG GCCAAACtacaggaaaagaagaagaaagtgcgTGAAGCCAAGGCAATGGGTGAGAAG gcACCACCAAAACAAGTACCAAAGACTTTGGAAAATATGAGAGTTTTTGATGAAACAATGGTGGAtccagaagatgaagag gTAGCTGCAGATGAAGAGCAAGATGAGTTATCATCCTATTTTCATAGAGACACAGTGCCAAAAATCCTCATTACTACAACAGATCGTCCTAGCAGT AGAACAAACAAATTCTgcaaagaattgaaaaaaataatcccaaATTCTGAAATCTATTACCGGCGTGGCCTTGATCTAAAGAAGATTATACCCCaggctgtgtcacgtgactttacagTTTTGCTTGTTGTcaatgaagacaaaaaagagCCCA ATGGACTGGTGATTAGCCATCTGCCAGATGGCCCAACTGCACACTTTAAAATGACAAGTGTTCGACTCACAACAGACATCAAG CATGTTGGTGCCATGTCTGCCCATCAGCCTGAGCTAATCTTTAACAAC TTCAATACAAGACTGGGTCATTCTGTGGGGCGTCTTTTAGCAAGTCTCTTTCATCCAGATCCAAATTTCCATGGTCGTCGAGTGGTTACTTTTCACAATCAAAGAGATTTCATCTTTTTTCGCCAGCACAG ATATGAATTCAAAAATGGTAAAAAGGTGGCTCTTCATGAACTGGGTCCTCGTTTTACCCTTAAACTTCGTTCACTACAGAAAGGCAGCTTCGATTCAAAATTTGGCCAGTTTGAATGGATACATAAG CGTCatgaaatggagaccagcaGGAGAAAATTCTTCTTATGA
- the LOC112574244 gene encoding uncharacterized protein LOC112574244 isoform X2, with protein sequence MCPSFPSSFITKLSGAHYTEAGSCCLQSLNIFLPIPAIDENEDYKDKSKPDVSSIMKTQAKSDLIENLLTSPVKKDDIKTFVDVNGSPENVPTQKAAELESPMELPVSHSSLQLTDKYYKATASNLKEWSPDLLRLKSPFLSTEEKVKLEKLIRHDEEYVRDILLMKLKEPDTSQHLEIKDKQNVIGNALLVACQHDVASGLGKLELNLSWDILPKERLLTHQAHEKMIIPENLVPKEKWKNPETPLRMENLETQDDYLEMHPKDDFLNSRIKNAGNKSDGESSCHTTKESTTSDDTDVPNRDQFSMEDFDLQYDEQECCMDLDSSEDALKTPNEMQTYCDNYRRCSSKSLSPCSKKQDMNSIPCMQVPDLPFDSVDSFVMMRETKVSMKPEKVPGPSVHCGSSQFQRQSVLTPMSVVPRCLTNSEAKANSQKFISLTLSGMFDKVYQLLVTEAKPHVLHLVHNGILQSGTNFSSMRSDYTRFLLKEITARLNTGDENSEDELFRNILTVHILRVATDLLINCCFESTIVYIGNIQEKYPWLSGRLDGLRKEMFKQQFMMQQTGVFHPKISAVCREIQRSDIKHAIRILVPHHMEDNSSN encoded by the exons ATGTGTCCATCCTTCCCCAGTTCCTTCATCACAAAACTTTCAGGTGCCCATTACACTGAAGCAGGCTCATGCTGCTTGCAGAGCCTTAATATCTTCCTGCCAATACCTGCaattgatgaaaatgaagattatAAAG ACAAAAGTAAACCTGATGTCAGCAGTATTATGAAGACTCAAGCAAAGTCAGATTTGATAGAAAATTTGTTAACATCACCTGTCAAAAAGGATGATATCAAAACCTTTGTTGATGTTAATGGATCACCTGAAAACG TACCAACACAAAAAGCAGCAGAGCTTGAATCTCCTATGGAGCTTCCAGTTTCCCATTCATCACTCCAATTGACAGACAAATATTACAAAGCCACAGCATCCAATTTAAAAGAGTGGTCACCAGATCTGTTACGTTTGAAaag TCCCTTCCTTAGCacagaagaaaaagtgaagttgGAGAAGTTGATAAGGCATGATGAAGAGTATGTCAGAGACATACTGCTTATGAAATTAAAAG aaCCAGATACTTCACAGCACCTtgaaattaaagacaaacagaaTGTCATTGGCAATGCATTACTTGTGGCATGTCAGCATGATGTTGCCAGTGGACTGGGGAAGTTGGAACTGAATTTGTCTTGGGATATCCTTCCAAAAGAGAGGCTACTAACTCACCAAGCTCATGAAAAGATGATCATTCCAGAAAATTTAGTACCGAAGGAGAAATGGAAAAACCCTGAGACTCCTCTCAGAATGGAAAACTTAGAAACTCAAGATGATTACTTGGAAATGCATCCTAAAGATGATTTCTTAAATAGTAGAATTAAGAATGCTGGAAATAAATCTGATGGAG AATCTTCGTGTCATACTACAAAGGAAAGCACCACATCAGATGATACAGATGTACCAAACAGAGATCAGTTTTCAATGGAAGATTTTGATTTGCAATATGATGAACAAGAGTGTTGCATGGACTTGGATTCTTCTGAAGATGCTCTGAAAACACCAAACGAAATGCAAACATATTGTGATAATTATAGGAGATGTTCCAGCAAATCACTTTCACCATGTTCCAAAAAGCAAG acatgAATTCAATTCCTTGTATGCAAGTACCAGATTTGCCTTTTGACTCAGTTGACAGTTTTGTTATGATGCGTGAGACAAAAGTTTCCATGAAACCTGAGAAAG TGCCTGGACCATCAGTACATTGTGGCAGCAGCCAATTTCAACGTCAAAGTGTTCTTACACCAATGTCAGTAGTTCCCAGGTGTCTTACGAACAGTGAGGCAAAAGCAAACTCACAAAAGTTTATATCTTTAACACTTTCTG GTATGTTTGACAAAGTGTATCAGCTTCTTGTGACAGAAGCAAAGCCACATGTCCTACATTTAGTGCATAATGGGATTCTGCAGTCTGGTACTAATTTCTCTTCAATGAGATCAGACTACACAAGATTCCTACTGAAAGAAATCACAGCAAGACTGAATACTGGTGATG AAAACTCAGAAGATGAACTTTTCAGGAACATTTTAACAGTTCATATTTTGAGAGTTGCTACAGATCTACTAATAAATTGCTGCTTTGAGTCTACCATTGTCTACATTGGAAACATACAGGAGAAGTACCCCTGGCTTTCAg GGAGGCTGGATGGGCTAcgcaaagaaatgtttaaacagCAGTTTATGATGCAGCAAACTGGTGTTTTTCATCCAAAGATTTCAGCTGTTTGTCGTGAGATCCAACGTTCAGACattaaacat GCCATCAGGATTCTGGTGCCTCATCACATGGAAGATAACAGCAGTAACTGA
- the LOC112574246 gene encoding uncharacterized protein LOC112574246, which yields MNNKPATQGTASRIKPWFPNTASSNIQDLNMYRNPMHMIPNKIMPNKMDHRQGQSFTQESIAAAHNLLHGSSQDFFRDRQKLSGFWGYPHRVSIGLAQPLRRNTPDERKNEPQESAQTTSPSQHESQQQQNSSPPIDITDIDSAGNRKINKKKPGYVPMKKLKKWSHQCASLEASDPGANGADNDHLMAKRKPQEARLTYQPVPGAGGQTKLVFH from the exons ATGAACAATAAGCCAGCTACTCAAGGAACAGCTTCAAGGATCAAACCTTGGTTCCCAAACACTGCAAGTTCTAACATTCAGGATCTGAACATGTACAGGAATCCAATGCACATGATTCCCAACAAAATAATGCCAAACAAAATGGACCATAGGCAAGGACAATCTTTTACTCAAGAATCGATTGCTGCTGCTCACAATCTTTTGCATGGATCATCTCAAGATTTCTTCCGTGATAGACAAAAGCTTTCTGGATTTTGGGGTTATCCACATCGTGTTAGCATTGGGCTAGCACAGCCACTAAGACGAAACACACCAGATG AGAGGAAAAATGAACCACAAGAATCAGCACAGACAACTTCCCCTAGTCAACATGaatcacagcagcagcaaaacagCTCACCACCAATTGATATTACAGACATAGACTCAGCTGGAAACAGAAAGATCAACAAG aaaaagcCAGGTTATGTACCCatgaagaaactgaagaaatggTCACATCAGTGTGCATCTCTGGAGGCCAGTG ATCCAGGTGCTAATGGAGCTGATAATGACCACTTAATGGCAAAGAGAAAGCCCCAAGAAGCACGACTTACTTATCAACCGGTGCCTGGGGCAGGGGGACAGACCAAATTGGTATTTCACTAA
- the LOC112574329 gene encoding LOW QUALITY PROTEIN: queuine tRNA-ribosyltransferase catalytic subunit 1-like (The sequence of the model RefSeq protein was modified relative to this genomic sequence to represent the inferred CDS: inserted 3 bases in 3 codons) — translation MAAKPSALALKVLAECPVTKARACEMKLPHATVLTPVFMPVGTQGSMKGLVPEQLKELDCRIILGNTYHLGHRPGPELIRKAGGLHEFMKWDRALLTDSGGFQMVSLLKLAEITEEGVRFQSPHDGSMMLLTPERSIEIQNDIGADIIMQLDDVVASTVTGPRVEEAMHRTIRWLDRCISAHKRPHEQNLFXIVQGGLNEDLRRQCARELVKREVPXFAIGGLSGGKXKNDFWRMVTASTDELPKTKPRYLMGVGFAVDLVVCVALGCDMFDCVFPTRTARFGCALVSSGQLNLKSKSFSKDFQPIDKSCDCTTCAKYTRAYLHTVVTNETVACTLLTVHNIAYQLNLMRTMHKSIIEGRFPSFVKQFFKVMFPEKNYPEWAVDALVSVNIVLE, via the exons ATGGCAGCTAAACCATCAGCGCTGGCGCTAAAAGTCCTGGCCGAGTGTCCCGTGACGAAAGCCCGAGCTTGCGAAATGAAACTACCGCATGCAACTGTTTTAACACCAGTATTCATGCCTGTTGGTACACAGGGATCAATGAAAGGACTTGTTCCAGAACAACTGAAGGAACTAGATTGTCGCATTATTCTGGGGAACACGTACCACTTGGGACATAGGCCGGGACCAGAACTTATTAGAAAGGCAGGAGGTTTGCATGAATTTATGAAATGGGACAGAGCTTTATTGACCGACAGTGGTGGTTTCCAAATGGTTTCTCTTCTTAAGTTAGCAGAAATAACAGAGGAAGGCGTTCGTTTTCAGTCTCCTCATGATGGTTCCATGATGCTGCTGACACCAGAACGTTCAATTGAAATTCAAAATGACATCGGTGCAGATATAATAATGCAGCTAGATGACGTGGTGGCCAGCACAGTTACGGGACCTAGAGTAGAAGAAGCCATGCACAGGACAATTCGCTGGCTAGATCGCTGCATATCAGCCCATAAACGTCCACACGAACAGAATCTCT CCATTGTCCAAGGTGGTCTCAACGAGGACCTACGTCGGCAGTGTGCAAGAGAGTTGGTGAAACGCGAGGTAC GGTTTGCAATTGGTGGGCTAAGTGgtggga aaaagaatgatttttGGCGTATGGTGACAGCTTCTACTGATGAGTTACCAAAGACAAAGCCAAGATATCTAATGGGTGTTGGCTTTGCAGTCGATCTTGTTGTGTGTGTAGCACTAGGATGTGACATGTTTGATTGTGTTTTCCCGACAAGGACCGCCAGGTTTGGTTGTGCTCTTGTTTCTTCTGGTCAGCTGAACCTTAAGAGCAAAtccttttctaaagactttcaACCTATTGATAAAAGCTGTGACTGTACTACATGTGCTAAATATACTAGAGCATATTTACACACTGTTGTAACAAATGAAACTGTAGCCTGTACACTTTTAACTGTGCACAACATAGCATATCAATTAAATCTAATGAGAACTATGCACAAAAGTATTATTGAAGGCCGGTTCCCATCGTTtgtgaaacagttttttaaagttatgtttCCAGAGAAAAATTACCCAGAGTGGGCTGTTGATGCTCTTGTCTCAGTTAATATTGTTCTTGAATGA
- the LOC112574325 gene encoding patched domain-containing protein 3-like, translating into MAIIIFRYASDDTSIYSNNYNNSTRARRRLFLPKHVDMMRRVDRAVRALRVTHNGSEYGFLDLCARSADDKCVVDGDFLLMESFINALEHGLVTFPEMQTSFGQVDLTWVMAGVDAPHNHLESASIIKLRYYLRVDRRDPAVKWNNMFLKLMENTSLGDGVEIAYSSSESLEQELERGTVGDIVYFGLTMVLMVVYSVLVTTGGNAVSTRAMLACGGVLAAGLGIAGAFGVLCLVGVKYVNFVGIMPFLVIGIGVDDMFLLMSAWGETIHLQDLSVPDRVGITFSKAGIGITITSLTDFLAFLIGITSDFIVVRQFCIYTGVAVILCYVCNATLFGACLALHGQRVYSNRHCLTFRPALSREQLRLQGVSEMKVFCCGGSIPAKNWEDESACEKLPRRVLPRIILNPVVKVILGVVFLVYLGFSIWGAVFLEQGMLYRNLVLDSSYYHRFSTWDTEYFGQRLALAFVVDGPIDYAGSQGDAFLKLLKFAQQDPDVNSTFIRCWLDQYRNTPYYNATSNKTFLSNLFNKYLRKNMIMQTDVVFDWTGEQISASRCYLLTTNLVDPFRQAQLMARLRVLADSTRDLPVFVFQPLFVMLEHTLAILPSTLQTLGTAVLVMFLVTFAFLPQPLMVVLVTMNIILILIGVFGSMYFLGITYSGISMIHLIMSVGFSVDFSAHICAAYLMSDARTRAERAEYAIVHASGPIFNGGMSSLVGVSMLLMSESYIFTTFFKIMSMVITAGAVHAVFFMPILLSYIGPENTTEHDTVPDGHTHSVLKKTETVVSNGIYSGSKLVGKENTKDRNSHKTVLELMKEDDSATEQGAQVKCSVSYSKRKDHIPSENLPAGVESLDVPGNTDGAFLSLFDNLHTDEVDKSDQQPNSITPIESVGTNLSTGRQAFVRQVQEQEAATKPINKLANGST; encoded by the exons ATGGCTATCATCATATTCCGATACGCTTCTGACGACACCAGCATATAcagcaacaactacaacaacagcaCGCGCGCACGGCGAAGACTCTTCCTGCCCAAACATGTGGATATGATGAGGCGCGTGGACCGCGCGGTACGTGCGCTGCGCGTGACCCACAATGGTTCGGAGTATGGCTTCCTGGACCTGTGCGCTAGGAGCGCTGACGACAAATGCGTGGTGGACGGCGACTTCCTGCTGATGGAAAGTTTCATCAATGCCCTGGAGCACGGTCTGGTCACTTTTCCAGAAATGCAGACCTCCTTCGGCCAGGTGGACTTGACATGGGTGATGGCCGGGGTGGACGCCCCCCATAATCACCTAGAGTCGGCCAGCATCATCAAGCTAAG ATATTACTTAAGAGTTGACAGACGAGATCCAGCCGTTAAGTGGAATAATATGTTTCTCAAACTGATGGAAAATACGTCGCTGGGAGATGGCGTGGAGATTGCTTATTCTTCCAGTGAGTCATTAGAACAG GAGCTGGAGCGTGGAACCGTAGGCGACATCGTGTACTTTGGCCTGACCATGGTGCTGATGGTAGTGTACTCGGTGCTAGTGACCACTGGCGGCAACGCCGTGTCCACGCGAGCCATGCTGGCGTGCGGGGGCGTGCTGGCCGCGGGGCTTGGCATCGCAGGGGCCTTCGGCGTCCTGTGTCTCGTGGGAGTCAAATATGTCAATTTTGTGGGTATCATGCCCTTCCTTGTCATTG GTATCGGCGTAGACGACATGTTTCTGCTGATGTCCGCCTGGGGGGAGACTATTCACTTACAAGATCTGAGTGTACCAGACCGGGTTGGCATCACGTTTTCCAAGGCAGGCATTGGCATCACTATCACTTCTCTTACCGACTTTTTGGCCTTTCTAATTGGGATTACGTCAGACTTCATTGTTGTCAGGCAGTTTTGTATATACACAG GAGTTGCAGTGATTCTGTGCTACGTTTGCAATGCTACTCTGTTTGGAGCCTGTCTGGCACTGCATGGACAAAGGGTGTACTCGAACCGGCACTGCCTCACCTTCCGTCCCGCATTGTCGCGAGAGCAACTGCGATTACAAGGAGTCTCGGAGATGAag GTGTTCTGCTGTGGAGGCTCGATTCCAGCTAAAAACTGGGAAGATGAAAGTGCTTGTGAGAAACTGCCCCGTCGTGTGCTGCCGCGTATAATCCTGAATCCAGTGGTGAAAGTGATTCTGGGTGTTGTCTTCCTCGTCTACCTCGGGTTTTCCATCTGGGGCGCAGTGTTTCTGGAGCAAGGCATGCTGTACAGAAACCTGGTGCTGGACTCCTCCTACTACCACCGCTTTAGCACCTGGGACACAGAATACTTTGGCCAACGACTCGCACTTGCGTTTGTAGTCGACGGCCCCATAGATTACGCTGGGTCCCAGGGCGACGCCTTCCTGAAGCTGCTGAAATTTGCACAACAAGACCCAGATGTCAATTCCACGTTTATCCGGTGTTGGCTGGACCAGTACAGGAATACTCCCTACTATAACGCCACCTCCAACAAGACCTTCCTGAGCAACTTGTTTAACAAGTATCTGCGCAAGAACATGATCATGCAGACAGACGTGGTATTCGACTGGACCGGTGAGCAAATCAGTGCATCTCGCTGTTATCTTCTAACCACGAACCTTGTCGACCCATTCAGGCAGGCGCAACTGATGGCACGCTTGCGTGTGCTGGCAGACAGCACCCGTGACTTGCCGGTGTTCGTCTTCCAGCCGCTGTTTGTCATGCTGGAGCACACCCTTGCCATTCTGCCCTCCACACTGCAGACACTGGGCACCGCAGTGCTGGTCATGTTTCTCGTCACCTTCGCCTTCTTGCCGCAGCCGCTCATGGTCGTGTTGGTCACCATGaacatcatcctcatcctcatcggCGTCTTCGGCTCCATGTACTTTCTTGGCATCACATACAG CGGGATATCCATGATTCATCTCATTATGAGCGTGGGTTTCTCTGTGGACTTCTCGGCACACATCTGCGCTGCTTACCTCATGTCCGATGCCAGAACACGTGCCGAGCGTGCCGAGTATGCCATAGTCCACGCGTCTGGCCCAATCTTCAATGGCGGCATGTCTTCTCTGGTTGGAGTTTCCATGCTGCTGATGTCCGAGTCTTACATCTTCACCACCTTCTTCAAGATCATGAGTATGGTCATTACTGCCGGCGCAGTGCACGCTGTATTTTTTATGCCCATTCTCCTGTCTTACATAGGGCCAGAAAACACGACAGAGCACGACACAGTCCCTGATGGACACACTCACTCTGTCTTGAAGAAAACAGAGACTGTTGTTTCCAACGGTATTTACTCGGGTTCAAAGCTCGTTGGCaaggaaaacacaaaagatCGGAATTCACATAAGACTGTGCTTGAACTCATGAAGGAGGACGATAGCGCCACTGAGCAAGGTGCACAGGTCAAGTGTAGCGTATCGTATTCGAAGCGGAAAGATCACATTCCTTCAGAAAACCTTCCTGCAGGAGTCGAATCTCTTGACGTTCCTGGTAATACAGATGGTGCTTTCTTAAGTCTGTTTGATAATCTACATACTGACGAAGTAGATAAGAGTGACCAACAGCCCAATTCCATAACACCCATAGAGAGTGTGGGAACAAATCTGTCTACTGGACGCCAGGCATTCGTTAGGCAAGTCCAAGAGCAGGAGGCTGCTACCAAACCGATAAATAAATTAGCCAATGGGAGTACATGA